In Coleofasciculus chthonoplastes PCC 7420, one DNA window encodes the following:
- the psaB gene encoding photosystem I core protein PsaB — MATKFPKFSQDLAQDPTTRRIWYGIATAHDFESHDGMTEENLYQKIFASHFGHLAIIFLWTSGSLFHVAWQGNFEQWIKDPLNVRPIAHAIWDPQFGQPAVDAFTQAGASNPVDIAYSGVYHWWYTVGMRTNGDLYQGALFLLVLSAVFLFAGWLHLQPKFRPSLAWFKNAESRLNHHLAGLFGVSSLAWTGHLVHVAIPEARGQHVGWDNFLSVKPHPAGLAPFFTGNWGVYAQNPDTANHIFGTSEGAGSAILTFLGGFHPQTESLWLSDIAHHHLAIAVLFIIAGHMYRTNFGIGHSMKDIMAAHNPPPGTPFGGLLGEGHKGIYDTYNNSLHFQLGWHLACLGVVTSLVAQHMYSLPPYAFMARDYTTQAALYTHHQYIAGFLMVGAFAHGAIFLVRDYDPEANKNNVLARVLDHKEAIISHLSWVSLFLGFHTLGLYVHNDVVVAFGTPEKQILIEPVFAQWIQAAHGKLLYGFDTLLSNPDSIATTAWPNYGNVWLPGWLDAINDGTNSLFLTIGPGDFLVHHAIALGLHTTTLILVKGALDARGSKLMPDKKDFGYSFPCDGPGRGGTCDISAWDAFYLAMFWMLNTIGWVTFYWHWKHLGIWQGNVATFNQNSTYLMGWLRDYLWLNSSQLINGYNPFGTNNLSVWAWMFLLGHLVWATGFMFLISWRGYWQELIETLVWAHERTPLANLVRWKDKPVALSIVQARVVGLAHFTVGYVLTYAAFVIASTAGKFG; from the coding sequence ATGGCAACAAAATTTCCGAAATTTAGCCAGGATCTCGCTCAAGATCCGACAACACGTCGAATCTGGTACGGAATTGCCACCGCCCATGACTTTGAGAGCCATGATGGCATGACGGAGGAAAATCTTTATCAGAAGATTTTCGCCTCTCACTTCGGTCATCTTGCAATCATTTTCCTGTGGACCTCTGGCAGTCTGTTCCACGTCGCCTGGCAAGGCAACTTTGAACAGTGGATCAAAGATCCGCTCAACGTCCGTCCGATCGCCCACGCGATTTGGGACCCTCAATTCGGTCAACCGGCTGTTGATGCGTTTACTCAAGCCGGTGCGTCTAACCCTGTTGATATTGCTTACTCTGGGGTGTATCACTGGTGGTACACCGTAGGGATGCGGACAAATGGGGATCTGTATCAAGGGGCATTGTTCCTCCTGGTGCTATCCGCCGTCTTCCTGTTTGCAGGTTGGCTGCACTTACAACCCAAGTTCCGTCCCAGCTTGGCTTGGTTTAAAAATGCTGAGTCTCGCCTAAACCACCACTTAGCGGGTTTGTTTGGGGTGAGTTCCTTAGCATGGACGGGTCACCTGGTTCACGTTGCGATTCCCGAAGCTCGGGGACAGCATGTGGGTTGGGATAACTTCCTGTCCGTCAAGCCACACCCAGCGGGTTTAGCTCCGTTTTTCACAGGAAACTGGGGGGTTTATGCCCAGAATCCAGATACAGCCAACCATATCTTTGGTACGTCCGAAGGTGCTGGCTCTGCGATTCTTACCTTCTTAGGTGGGTTCCATCCTCAGACTGAATCCCTGTGGCTGTCCGACATTGCTCATCACCACCTGGCGATCGCTGTTCTGTTTATCATTGCGGGTCACATGTACCGGACGAACTTCGGTATTGGACACAGCATGAAAGACATCATGGCAGCGCACAATCCCCCTCCGGGAACCCCGTTTGGTGGTTTGTTGGGTGAAGGTCACAAAGGAATCTACGACACCTATAACAACTCGCTGCACTTCCAGTTAGGTTGGCACTTGGCTTGCTTAGGTGTAGTTACCTCGCTGGTGGCGCAACACATGTATTCCTTGCCGCCTTATGCTTTTATGGCGCGGGATTATACCACGCAGGCAGCGTTGTACACTCACCACCAATACATTGCGGGCTTCTTAATGGTTGGTGCATTCGCCCACGGAGCAATCTTCCTGGTGCGGGACTACGACCCCGAAGCGAATAAGAACAATGTGTTGGCACGGGTATTGGATCACAAGGAAGCAATCATCTCTCACTTGAGCTGGGTTTCCTTGTTCCTCGGATTCCACACCTTAGGTCTCTATGTTCACAACGATGTGGTTGTAGCATTTGGGACTCCTGAAAAGCAAATTCTAATTGAGCCAGTTTTCGCTCAATGGATTCAAGCGGCTCACGGTAAGCTGCTCTACGGATTCGATACGCTGCTATCCAATCCTGATAGCATTGCAACCACGGCTTGGCCCAACTACGGGAACGTTTGGTTACCCGGTTGGTTAGATGCGATTAACGATGGTACGAACTCCTTGTTCCTGACCATTGGTCCTGGTGACTTCTTAGTTCACCACGCGATCGCACTCGGTCTGCATACCACCACTTTGATTCTGGTCAAAGGTGCGTTGGATGCCCGTGGTTCTAAGCTGATGCCCGATAAAAAAGACTTCGGTTACAGCTTCCCCTGCGACGGTCCCGGTCGTGGCGGCACTTGCGATATCTCCGCTTGGGACGCTTTCTATCTAGCCATGTTCTGGATGCTGAATACCATTGGTTGGGTAACCTTCTACTGGCACTGGAAGCATCTGGGCATCTGGCAAGGCAACGTAGCTACATTTAATCAGAACTCAACCTATCTGATGGGTTGGCTACGCGACTACCTCTGGCTGAACTCCTCTCAGCTAATCAACGGGTACAACCCGTTTGGAACCAATAACCTGTCTGTTTGGGCTTGGATGTTCCTCTTAGGACACCTGGTTTGGGCGACTGGCTTCATGTTCCTGATTAGCTGGCGTGGTTACTGGCAAGAACTGATTGAAACGTTGGTTTGGGCGCACGAGCGTACTCCTTTGGCGAACCTGGTTCGTTGGAAGGACAAGCCGGTTGCTCTGTCCATCGTTCAAGCTCGTGTGGTTGGTTTAGCTCACTTTACTGTGGGGTATGTCTTAACTTACGCGGCGTTTGTGATTGCCTCGACTGCGGGTAAGTTCGGTTAG
- the psaA gene encoding photosystem I core protein PsaA — MTISPPERDTKAKVTVDKDPVPTSFEKWSKPGHFDRTLAKGPKTTTWIWNLHANAHDFDSHTSDLEDVSRKIFSAHFGHLAVIFVWLSGMYFHGARFSNYEAWLTDPINIKPSAQVVWPIVGQDILNADVGGGFHGIQITSGFFQIWRASGITNEFQLYCTAIGGLVMAALMLFAGWFHYHKRAPKLEWFQNVESVMNHHLAGLLGCGSLGWAGHQIHVSLPINKLLDAGVAPEDIPLPHEFILNKSLMAELYPSFEQGLKPFFTLNWGAYADFLTFKGGLNPTTGGLWLSDTAHHHLAIAVLFIIAGHFYRTNWGIGHSFKEVLEAHKGPFTGQGHKGMYEIFTTSWHAQLSWNLALLGSLTIIVAHHMYAMPPYPYLATDYGTQLSIFTHHMWIGAFCIVGGAAHAAIFMVRDYDPNIHVDNLLDRVLRHRDAIISHLNWVCIFLGFHSFGLYVHNDTMRAFGRPQDMFSDTGIQLQPIFAQWVQHLHTLAPGGTAPNALEPVSYAFGGGMVAVGGKVAMMPITLGTADFLIHHIHAFQIHVTALILLKGVLYARNSRLIPDKSSLGFRFPCDGPGRGGTCQVSAWDHVFLGLFWMYNCISIVIFHFSWKMQSDVWGTVASDGTVSHITGGNFAASAITINGWLRDFLWAQASQVINSYGTALSAYGILFLGAHFVWAFSLMFLFSGRGYWQELIESIVWAHNKLKVAPAIQPRALSIVQGRAVGVAHYLLGGIVTTWSFFLARILSVG, encoded by the coding sequence ATGACAATCAGCCCTCCTGAGCGGGACACGAAGGCAAAGGTAACAGTTGATAAAGATCCCGTTCCTACTTCATTTGAGAAGTGGTCTAAACCGGGACATTTCGACCGTACCCTAGCCAAGGGACCAAAAACCACCACTTGGATTTGGAACCTTCACGCGAACGCTCATGATTTCGATAGTCATACCAGTGACCTAGAAGATGTATCGCGCAAAATCTTTAGCGCTCACTTCGGTCACCTAGCGGTTATTTTTGTCTGGTTGAGCGGCATGTATTTCCATGGCGCTCGGTTTTCCAACTACGAAGCTTGGCTTACTGATCCAATCAATATCAAGCCAAGCGCTCAAGTAGTCTGGCCCATCGTGGGTCAAGACATTTTAAATGCGGATGTCGGTGGCGGGTTCCACGGCATTCAAATCACGTCAGGATTCTTCCAAATCTGGCGTGCATCTGGAATCACGAATGAATTCCAACTCTACTGCACCGCTATTGGTGGTCTAGTCATGGCAGCCCTCATGCTGTTTGCTGGCTGGTTCCACTACCACAAGCGGGCGCCCAAGTTGGAATGGTTCCAGAATGTAGAGTCCGTAATGAACCACCACTTAGCTGGATTGTTAGGTTGTGGATCATTAGGTTGGGCGGGTCACCAGATTCACGTCTCTCTGCCGATCAACAAGCTACTGGATGCTGGGGTAGCTCCTGAGGATATTCCTCTCCCCCATGAGTTCATCCTGAACAAGAGCTTGATGGCAGAGTTATATCCCAGTTTCGAGCAAGGGTTGAAGCCTTTCTTTACCCTGAACTGGGGGGCGTATGCTGACTTCCTCACCTTTAAAGGTGGGTTAAACCCAACCACAGGTGGATTGTGGCTCTCAGACACCGCGCATCACCACTTAGCGATCGCGGTTCTGTTTATCATCGCAGGTCACTTCTACCGGACGAACTGGGGAATTGGTCATAGCTTTAAGGAAGTTCTGGAAGCTCATAAAGGTCCCTTTACCGGTCAAGGCCACAAAGGGATGTATGAGATCTTCACCACCTCCTGGCATGCTCAACTGTCCTGGAACTTAGCGCTGCTCGGTTCGCTGACCATTATCGTGGCGCATCACATGTACGCGATGCCTCCGTATCCGTACTTAGCCACCGATTATGGAACGCAATTGTCCATCTTTACCCACCACATGTGGATTGGTGCATTCTGTATCGTTGGGGGGGCTGCTCACGCAGCGATCTTCATGGTGCGGGACTACGATCCGAATATTCATGTGGATAACCTGTTAGATCGGGTACTTCGTCACCGGGATGCGATTATTTCTCACCTGAACTGGGTTTGTATCTTCCTCGGCTTCCATAGCTTCGGTCTGTACGTTCACAACGACACGATGCGGGCTTTTGGTCGTCCTCAAGATATGTTCTCGGATACGGGGATTCAACTCCAACCGATCTTTGCTCAGTGGGTGCAGCATTTGCATACCCTAGCTCCCGGCGGAACCGCTCCCAATGCCCTAGAACCTGTCAGCTACGCCTTTGGCGGTGGCATGGTTGCTGTGGGTGGCAAAGTGGCAATGATGCCCATCACCTTGGGAACGGCGGATTTCTTAATCCACCATATTCACGCCTTCCAGATTCATGTCACCGCACTGATTCTGCTTAAAGGTGTGCTATACGCCCGGAACTCTCGTTTGATTCCTGACAAATCATCCCTGGGTTTCCGCTTCCCCTGCGATGGTCCAGGTCGGGGTGGTACTTGCCAAGTATCAGCTTGGGATCATGTTTTCCTCGGTCTGTTCTGGATGTATAACTGCATCTCGATTGTGATTTTCCACTTTAGCTGGAAGATGCAGTCCGATGTGTGGGGAACAGTGGCGTCCGATGGTACCGTGTCTCACATCACGGGCGGTAACTTTGCCGCCAGCGCCATTACGATTAACGGTTGGTTGCGTGACTTCCTCTGGGCGCAAGCCTCTCAGGTGATTAACTCCTACGGTACAGCGTTGTCAGCTTATGGCATCCTGTTCTTAGGCGCTCACTTTGTCTGGGCATTCAGTTTGATGTTCCTGTTCAGTGGTCGCGGCTACTGGCAAGAGCTGATCGAATCCATTGTCTGGGCGCATAATAAACTAAAAGTGGCTCCAGCGATTCAGCCTCGCGCTCTGAGCATCGTTCAGGGTCGGGCTGTGGGGGTAGCTCACTACCTCCTAGGAGGAATTGTCACCACTTGGTCGTTCTTCCTGGCACGAATCCTATCAGTCGGATGA